A single Pristis pectinata isolate sPriPec2 chromosome 6, sPriPec2.1.pri, whole genome shotgun sequence DNA region contains:
- the LOC127571087 gene encoding basic proline-rich protein-like, whose protein sequence is PSPPLPPPPPLPPPPLSSSPPPPLSPPSSPSPPLPPPPPLSPPPPLPLPPSPPSSPSLPPPPPLPPSPPPPSPPPTSPLLPPLPLPLPPPPSSPPPSPPPTSLFPPSASLSPPPLPLPPPPPSPPLPPPSSPSPLPLPSPPPPPSPSPPPPPSPPPPSPPLPPSLSPSPSPPLPPPPPLPPPSPPLPLPPSLSPSPLLPPPSPPPSPPPPSSLPPSPSSPPPPLPLSPPPPLPLPPSPPPPPPPSPPPPLPLSPPPPPPPPPPPSPLPSSPPPPLPLLSPSPSPLPLPPPLPSPSPLPPSPPPLPPPPPLPPSPSSPPPPPPPSPSPPPPPSPSPPPPPSPSPPSPPPPLPPPPLPPPPLPPPPPLPA, encoded by the exons ccctctccccccctcccccctcctcccccccttccccctccccctctctcctcctctccccctccccccctctcccccccctcctccccctctccccctctcccccctcctccccctctctccccccctccccctctccccctccccccctcccccccctcctccccctctctcccccctcctccccctctccccccctcccc cccccctccctctccccctcccacctcccccctcctcccccccctccctctccccctcccacctcccccctcctccccccctccctctccccctcccacctccctcttccccccctccgcctccctctcccccccccccctccctctcccccccccccctccctctccccctctccctcccccctcctctccctcccccctccctctcccctccccccctccccctccctccccctccccccctccccctccctctcc cccccctccctctccccccctccccccctccctctccccctccccctctccccccctccctccccctccccctctcccccctccctctccccccctccctctccccccctccctctccccctcccccctcctccctcccccctcccctcctccctccccccctcccccctcctccctccccccctccccctcctctccccctccccctctccccctctcccctccccctcctctccccctccccccctcccctccccctcctcctc ccccctctccccctcctcctctccccctctcccctccccctcctcctccccctccccctcccccctctcccctcccctcctcccctccccctcctctccccctcctctccccctccccctctcccctccccctcccccctcctctcccctccccctctccccttcccccctccccccctcctctcccccctccccctcctctccccccctccccctcctctccccccccccctc ctcccccctccccctcccctccccctcccccctccccctctcctccccctcccccctccccctctcctccctccc ctccccctcctctcccccctccccctctccctcctccccctctcccccctccccctcctctccccgct